The following coding sequences lie in one Tichowtungia aerotolerans genomic window:
- a CDS encoding alpha-amylase family glycosyl hydrolase, whose protein sequence is MKHYPDWLNGAVIYNIFPASFYDSNSDGIGDLPGIIEKLDYIQSLGVNLVWINPIYDSPFQDGGYDVRDYYQVAGRYGKNGDVTRLCREAKKRGLRIMLDLIPGHTSIEHPWFKASASGEKTIYDNRYIWTDHIFRRAPGGFIGGDTERSGKYMVNFFSFQPALNYGYLSPAEPWQLPIDHPDCVATRNELKKIMDFWLKKGVSGFRVDLANTLVKDDVNCRGLKIIYSDLRRWMEEHWPEAVLLAEWSEPKDAIRCGFHMDFMLHSTKAYSSLFRLERSADVIPDGRDGHSFFRQEGKGSCSSFFEYLQTQLRAINKRGLIAMPTGNHDLPRISFGRTQAELKIAYGFIFTLPVIPALYYGDEIGMKNLTESPNREGAYLRAGCRTPMQWDRSENTGFSKAPVKQLYLPVDPKGPVVEDQNTAENSLLRFVRRLVELRKTMPALHPCAKLEVVHASESCAAYLRKRGRQTLLIVLNPANKETLVRVPALGHLEEVESAGTIYVSEKSENISIQIGPVSFYLFNVI, encoded by the coding sequence ATGAAACACTATCCTGATTGGCTTAATGGTGCGGTGATTTATAATATATTTCCTGCTTCGTTTTATGATTCCAACAGCGACGGAATCGGTGATCTTCCGGGAATTATTGAAAAGCTGGATTATATTCAGTCGCTGGGTGTCAACCTGGTCTGGATCAACCCGATCTATGACTCCCCGTTTCAGGACGGCGGCTATGATGTGCGCGATTATTATCAAGTGGCCGGGCGATACGGGAAAAACGGAGATGTCACCCGGCTTTGCCGTGAAGCAAAAAAGCGCGGACTGCGCATCATGCTGGATCTGATCCCCGGGCATACATCCATTGAGCATCCATGGTTCAAAGCATCTGCATCCGGGGAGAAGACCATTTATGACAATCGGTATATCTGGACTGATCATATTTTTCGTCGTGCGCCCGGAGGGTTCATTGGAGGAGATACCGAGCGGAGCGGAAAATATATGGTGAACTTTTTTTCGTTTCAGCCGGCACTCAATTATGGATATCTGAGTCCAGCCGAGCCATGGCAGCTTCCGATTGATCATCCCGATTGCGTCGCAACGCGCAATGAACTGAAGAAGATCATGGACTTCTGGTTGAAGAAAGGAGTCAGCGGATTTCGGGTGGATCTGGCCAATACGCTGGTGAAGGACGATGTAAACTGCCGAGGGCTCAAAATCATTTATTCGGATTTGCGCAGATGGATGGAGGAGCACTGGCCGGAAGCCGTCCTGCTGGCTGAATGGTCGGAGCCGAAAGACGCGATCCGCTGCGGGTTTCACATGGATTTCATGCTGCACAGTACCAAGGCCTACAGTTCCCTCTTTCGGCTGGAGCGAAGTGCGGATGTAATTCCCGATGGACGTGATGGGCACAGTTTTTTTCGTCAAGAAGGAAAGGGGAGCTGCAGTTCGTTTTTTGAGTATCTGCAGACCCAGCTGCGTGCAATAAATAAACGAGGCCTGATCGCAATGCCGACCGGTAATCACGATCTGCCGCGCATTTCGTTTGGTCGGACGCAGGCGGAGTTGAAAATTGCTTACGGGTTTATTTTCACGTTGCCTGTAATCCCCGCGCTGTATTACGGCGATGAAATCGGTATGAAGAATCTAACGGAGTCTCCGAATCGTGAAGGGGCTTATTTGCGGGCGGGATGTCGAACCCCGATGCAGTGGGATCGTTCTGAAAATACCGGCTTTTCCAAAGCACCCGTGAAGCAGCTGTATCTTCCAGTAGATCCGAAAGGTCCTGTTGTTGAAGACCAGAATACGGCGGAAAACTCATTGCTCCGATTTGTGCGGCGCCTGGTTGAATTACGAAAAACAATGCCGGCACTGCATCCGTGCGCAAAGCTGGAAGTGGTTCATGCATCTGAAAGCTGTGCGGCCTATTTACGAAAGCGCGGGCGGCAGACGCTTTTGATTGTGCTTAACCCTGCGAACAAAGAGACCTTGGTGCGCGTGCCGGCTCTGGGGCACTTGGAGGAGGTTGAAAGTGCCGGTACAATATATGTTTCAGAAAAGTCTGAAAATATATCTATCCAAATCGGCCCCGTATCTTTTTATCTCTTCAACGTAATCTGA
- a CDS encoding uroporphyrinogen decarboxylase family protein, with translation MSGKNWRSKERVLAAISHELPDRVPINYFANADIDRRLKDHFGLAPDDDLGLRETLNVDILGVAPEYKGPALHSPIEGRKVNELGIRTRWVEHGSGGYWDYCDFPLKDAPEELFETWPLPSPDDYDLSNVLHVCREHSDKFLALGHPGVADIINRSGMLAGMEDVLIYLAERDDAFLNFIDRLNALQLGWIERTLDAADGAIDMLWMGEDLGTQIAPIISLDMYRELIRPRHQKFIDLARSYDLKVMVHSCGSSSGFFNDFIEMGIDVVDTLQPEAAKMAPEYLKKAYGEKLAFHGCISTAGPLASGTVEDVTADCRHVLETMMPDGGYCFAPTHCIQDNSPTENVLAMYDAVLKFGTYS, from the coding sequence ATGTCCGGGAAAAACTGGCGGTCAAAAGAGCGTGTGTTGGCGGCAATCAGTCATGAACTGCCGGATCGGGTTCCGATTAACTATTTTGCCAATGCGGATATTGACCGCCGGCTGAAAGATCATTTCGGCCTGGCGCCCGATGACGACCTCGGTCTGCGCGAAACGCTGAATGTGGATATTCTGGGGGTAGCGCCGGAGTATAAGGGCCCGGCGCTGCATTCGCCGATTGAAGGACGTAAAGTCAATGAATTGGGGATTCGTACCCGCTGGGTTGAGCACGGCAGCGGCGGTTATTGGGATTACTGCGATTTTCCGCTCAAGGATGCTCCGGAGGAACTGTTCGAAACGTGGCCGCTTCCCAGTCCGGATGATTATGATTTATCGAATGTGCTGCATGTTTGCCGGGAACATTCGGATAAATTTCTGGCGTTGGGGCATCCGGGTGTGGCTGATATCATTAATCGTTCCGGCATGCTGGCCGGGATGGAGGATGTGCTGATTTATTTGGCTGAAAGGGATGATGCCTTTCTGAATTTCATCGACCGCCTGAATGCACTGCAGCTCGGCTGGATTGAGCGAACGCTGGATGCAGCGGACGGGGCCATTGATATGCTTTGGATGGGCGAGGATCTCGGCACACAGATTGCGCCGATCATCAGTCTCGACATGTATCGGGAACTGATTCGTCCGCGACATCAGAAATTTATTGATCTGGCCAGGTCCTATGATTTGAAAGTAATGGTTCACAGTTGCGGTTCCAGCAGTGGTTTTTTCAATGATTTTATTGAAATGGGCATTGATGTGGTGGACACCCTTCAGCCGGAAGCCGCTAAGATGGCGCCGGAATATCTCAAGAAAGCCTATGGTGAAAAACTGGCGTTCCATGGCTGTATTTCCACGGCAGGACCGCTGGCGTCCGGCACGGTGGAAGATGTTACAGCCGACTGTCGCCATGTGCTGGAAACCATGATGCCGGATGGTGGTTACTGCTTTGCACCGACGCATTGTATTCAGGACAATTCTCCAACGGAGAATGTGCTGGCGATGTATGATGCTGTCCTGAAATTCGGAACGTATTCATGA
- a CDS encoding alpha/beta hydrolase, translated as MMNHTITVLLVAALSFSASAYPRLNDRFSISAGEDSVVSFKEFRGSFHLTANIATPADWTIHDERLCLIMWHGGGWQGGSISQYAAAAKFFSARGAVVIRPEYRMSSTFSGTTPVESTEDALSLAAWVLMHAGRLGVDTNRIVVCGSSAGGQLAAATVMSTHCASLAPGIEKFRPAAYLLNFPALDLSRIGYAVKVINDAEKLHAVSPVDHIRAGLAPMVIYQGTADSIIQMDWCRAFQERYQAHGNKCTIISFDGAKHSFYNFEPYTEQVNQMMAAFLMEQGLFAVK; from the coding sequence ATGATGAATCATACAATCACGGTATTGCTGGTGGCCGCATTGTCATTCTCTGCATCGGCATACCCGCGGTTGAATGACAGGTTTTCAATTTCGGCCGGCGAAGACAGCGTTGTGTCTTTTAAGGAGTTCCGCGGATCCTTTCATTTAACCGCAAATATTGCGACTCCTGCAGACTGGACGATTCACGATGAGCGTCTCTGTCTGATTATGTGGCATGGCGGAGGCTGGCAGGGCGGCAGCATCAGTCAGTATGCCGCCGCGGCGAAGTTTTTTTCGGCCAGGGGGGCGGTGGTGATTCGTCCGGAGTATCGGATGTCTTCCACATTTTCAGGAACCACTCCGGTGGAATCAACAGAAGATGCGCTGTCCCTTGCTGCCTGGGTTCTGATGCATGCCGGACGGCTCGGTGTCGATACGAACAGGATTGTGGTTTGCGGCAGTTCTGCAGGCGGTCAGCTGGCCGCCGCTACGGTGATGTCGACCCACTGTGCCTCATTGGCTCCCGGGATTGAAAAGTTCAGGCCGGCAGCCTATCTGCTGAATTTCCCGGCGCTGGATCTTTCAAGGATCGGTTACGCGGTTAAGGTCATCAATGATGCAGAAAAACTGCACGCTGTGTCGCCGGTTGATCATATTCGTGCCGGGCTGGCTCCGATGGTTATCTATCAGGGAACAGCAGATTCCATTATTCAGATGGACTGGTGCCGTGCTTTTCAGGAACGCTATCAGGCACATGGAAACAAATGCACAATAATTTCTTTTGATGGTGCCAAACACAGCTTTTATAATTTTGAGCCGTACACGGAGCAGGTGAATCAGATGATGGCTGCGTTTCTAATGGAACAGGGGCTTTTTGCGGTGAAGTAA
- a CDS encoding sialate O-acetylesterase, whose translation MKNFWITGSVAGFVFGALVCCGYAELTLDPLFTSKMVLQRNRPVAVYGTANAGDTVTVEFAPVSGPGQAGQVKTAVADSSRHWKVFLDPMPASTKPWKMTIRSSTDPLPQEFDDVLVGDVWLCAGQSNMASVMKNYPALKDDIREMNNGLVRLFKTKHEGVGCAELSDVVVPGAALRGSWQALSPEFAAEFSATACFFGRALQPQAGVPVGLLYANRGGTQVNMWLPLDVMQRKPELYGRFLDRSWPEWTPRPQGNPGAVRAPSYLYNGTIHPLIRYAIRGAIWYQGESDAMFAGDYPAMIKDLIGSWREAWGYEFPFLCVQLAPYGAVVWDNSGESWAWQREAQMAALDLPKTELAVITDAGEFKDIHPQNKRPVGERLALLAASLDDPSVPARSPVMQSVRFQQGKAGVTFSNTEDGLEVRRLSMNRNERMRPGDDPEAFVVPADVLSGFEICGKDRHFKRAQAVLTGPDTVCVWSDEVPSPVAVRYGWANFPLCNLYNSVGLPASPFRSDSFEMPDFSAMPDFEESAFGSQYSKQLVGDHFDETLSGWRKSSPDLRVEQLDGRLGIYLPNGKNESLLSTGQADSGKRFRVQTDLKVLSPRVWGGVVFNCTSPNDYYVFRFCSGTVQAQFIHYINKSPRVLQSFESSKPFAANTVYRMEVLARPNDPYGDGAYLFKVINPAAQETLLRGARIDFGGGMPGGAAGCYIGTPSTRSFFTYDHFIFDVE comes from the coding sequence ATGAAAAATTTTTGGATTACTGGATCGGTGGCGGGATTTGTGTTCGGAGCGCTGGTTTGCTGCGGCTATGCCGAGTTGACGCTGGACCCGCTGTTTACATCAAAAATGGTTTTGCAGCGAAACCGGCCGGTTGCTGTTTACGGCACGGCGAATGCCGGAGATACGGTGACGGTGGAGTTTGCTCCCGTGTCAGGCCCCGGGCAGGCGGGGCAGGTTAAAACGGCGGTCGCCGATTCTTCCAGACATTGGAAAGTATTCCTCGATCCCATGCCGGCATCTACCAAACCTTGGAAAATGACGATTCGTTCGTCGACAGACCCGCTGCCGCAGGAATTCGATGATGTGCTGGTTGGAGATGTGTGGCTGTGCGCCGGACAGTCCAATATGGCGTCAGTGATGAAAAACTATCCGGCGCTGAAGGATGATATTCGGGAAATGAATAATGGCCTGGTTCGTCTTTTTAAGACAAAACATGAAGGGGTCGGTTGTGCGGAGCTTTCGGATGTTGTTGTTCCCGGCGCGGCGCTGAGAGGTTCCTGGCAGGCTCTGAGTCCGGAGTTTGCGGCGGAGTTTTCCGCGACGGCCTGCTTCTTCGGCCGGGCTTTGCAGCCGCAGGCCGGGGTGCCGGTTGGGCTGCTTTATGCCAACCGCGGCGGAACGCAGGTGAACATGTGGCTGCCGCTGGATGTGATGCAGAGGAAGCCGGAGCTGTACGGACGGTTTCTGGACAGAAGCTGGCCGGAGTGGACTCCCCGCCCTCAGGGCAATCCAGGGGCTGTTCGCGCTCCGTCGTATCTTTACAACGGAACTATCCATCCGCTGATCCGTTATGCCATTCGCGGGGCCATCTGGTATCAGGGCGAATCTGATGCCATGTTCGCCGGCGATTATCCGGCAATGATTAAGGATCTGATCGGCAGCTGGCGCGAAGCGTGGGGATATGAATTCCCATTTTTATGTGTTCAACTGGCTCCATATGGAGCTGTGGTCTGGGACAACTCCGGTGAATCCTGGGCATGGCAGCGGGAAGCCCAGATGGCGGCACTGGACCTTCCGAAAACAGAACTTGCGGTCATCACAGATGCGGGGGAATTCAAGGATATTCATCCCCAGAATAAACGGCCGGTCGGGGAGCGGCTGGCACTGTTGGCAGCCTCGCTGGATGATCCATCGGTTCCCGCCCGCAGTCCGGTGATGCAATCGGTTCGTTTCCAACAAGGAAAAGCCGGCGTTACGTTTTCAAATACGGAGGACGGACTCGAAGTTCGCCGTCTTTCAATGAATCGGAATGAACGTATGCGGCCCGGGGATGATCCTGAGGCTTTTGTGGTTCCTGCTGATGTGTTGAGTGGGTTTGAGATCTGTGGAAAGGACCGGCATTTCAAAAGAGCACAGGCTGTTTTGACTGGGCCGGATACCGTCTGTGTTTGGTCGGATGAGGTTCCCTCTCCGGTCGCCGTCCGCTATGGCTGGGCGAATTTCCCGCTCTGCAACCTGTATAACAGTGTTGGACTGCCGGCGTCTCCGTTTCGGTCGGACTCGTTTGAAATGCCTGATTTTAGTGCAATGCCTGATTTCGAGGAGTCTGCTTTCGGGAGCCAATATTCGAAACAGTTGGTTGGAGATCATTTTGATGAGACATTGTCCGGTTGGCGAAAAAGCTCCCCGGATCTTCGGGTGGAACAGTTGGATGGCCGGCTTGGAATCTATCTGCCGAACGGGAAGAACGAGTCATTGCTGTCAACCGGGCAGGCTGATTCGGGAAAACGCTTCCGTGTGCAGACGGATCTGAAAGTTCTTTCGCCACGCGTTTGGGGGGGCGTGGTGTTTAATTGTACGTCACCGAATGATTACTATGTTTTTCGGTTTTGTTCCGGAACGGTTCAGGCGCAGTTTATTCATTACATCAACAAGTCTCCGCGTGTGCTGCAGAGTTTTGAGTCCTCAAAACCGTTTGCTGCGAATACGGTATATCGCATGGAGGTTCTGGCCCGGCCGAATGATCCGTATGGAGATGGCGCCTATTTATTCAAGGTGATAAACCCGGCGGCTCAGGAGACCCTGCTGCGCGGAGCGCGAATCGATTTTGGCGGCGGCATGCCGGGCGGAGCCGCCGGCTGCTATATTGGAACGCCCTCGACTCGTTCGTTCTTTACATATGATCATTTCATTTTTGATGTGGAATAA
- a CDS encoding ORF6N domain-containing protein, which yields MNELIKQDGIAGKIYQIRGVQVMLDRDLAELYETETRTLKQAVKRNADRFPPDFMFELGDEDVDLLVSQSVIPSRKHLGGAVPYAFTEQGVSMLSSILRTPLAVDISIKIMRAFVEMRRFIQNNAELFSRIGSLELRQLRTEKKVDQVLDAIGTQELEPKQGVFFNGQIFDAYSFVSKLVRRAKESIVLIDNYVDDSVLTMLSKRRKGVAAKIYCKRFTKQLQLDLEKHNAQYEPVELVPFDDAHDRFMILDGTRVYHIGASLKDLGKKWFAFSEIEKDALSIIERLPE from the coding sequence ATGAACGAGCTGATCAAACAGGACGGGATTGCCGGGAAGATTTATCAGATCCGGGGCGTGCAGGTGATGCTTGACCGGGACTTAGCCGAGTTGTACGAAACAGAGACTCGCACTCTGAAACAGGCTGTAAAAAGAAATGCAGACAGGTTTCCTCCCGATTTTATGTTCGAACTTGGCGATGAGGATGTCGATCTGTTGGTGTCACAATCTGTGATACCTTCCAGAAAGCATCTGGGCGGTGCTGTTCCTTACGCGTTTACAGAACAAGGCGTATCTATGCTTTCCAGCATTCTGCGCACACCTCTTGCTGTTGATATCAGCATAAAGATTATGCGGGCGTTTGTGGAAATGCGGCGGTTTATTCAGAACAATGCCGAGTTGTTCTCTCGAATCGGCTCGCTGGAGTTGCGGCAGCTCCGAACCGAGAAAAAGGTCGATCAGGTGCTGGATGCCATCGGCACGCAGGAGCTGGAGCCGAAACAGGGCGTATTTTTCAACGGGCAGATTTTTGATGCCTATTCGTTTGTTTCCAAACTGGTGCGGCGTGCGAAGGAGTCGATTGTTCTGATCGACAACTATGTGGACGATTCCGTGCTGACCATGCTTTCCAAGCGCCGGAAAGGTGTCGCCGCGAAAATTTACTGCAAACGGTTCACCAAACAGCTCCAGCTGGATCTGGAAAAACACAATGCCCAGTATGAACCGGTTGAGCTCGTTCCGTTCGATGACGCTCATGACCGCTTTATGATTCTGGACGGCACGCGGGTGTATCACATCGGAGCTTCGCTCAAGGATCTCGGCAAAAAGTGGTTTGCGTTTTCTGAGATTGAAAAGGATGCGCTCAGCATCATTGAGCGGCTGCCTGAGTGA
- a CDS encoding BCCT family transporter, giving the protein MKKGHETNPEEARTKRTLAQKLKKAERAARERAIKERDSFFGLQIRPTASLFDEGETKEPGDDNWVGYGFDLHPHVTFASVVVLAVFIILTLMFKDQAAQLTETALEWTSNTFGWFFILGANVFIIAALAFAFGPLGSIRIGGKDAMPEFTRLAWFAMLLSAGMGIGLMFWSVGEPMYHYLSPSPMFSGIEGQTPEAAQAAMAVTFFHWGLHPWAIYSIVALGLAFFAYNRGLPLTIRSIFHPVLGDRIYGFWGNLIDVLSVLATLVGLATSLGLGVSQVNAGLNYMFGISISPTVQMILIAIITAFATLSVVAGLDSGVKRLSELNMGLAGLFMLFVLIVGPTVYILSGFTQSLGFYLKNLPELSLWTETFRDTNWQGSWTVFYWAWWISWSPFVGMFIARVSKGRTVREFVLGVMLVPTLLSFIWMSVFGGSALSLQSGGTDLAAAVKENVATAMFEMMKSFPMTPVLSFAAIILVVVFFVTSSDSGSLVVDHLTSGGKLDSPVPQRVFWAVMEGIVAAVLLMGGGLKTLQTAAITTGLPFTMVLLFIVYALYKGLSQELYVERAVEKELRQVVTKHHVDEAIAEAQADQEKNDS; this is encoded by the coding sequence ATGAAAAAAGGTCATGAAACCAACCCGGAAGAGGCCCGCACCAAACGCACCCTTGCTCAAAAACTGAAAAAGGCGGAACGCGCCGCCCGCGAACGGGCCATCAAAGAGCGCGACTCCTTTTTCGGCCTGCAGATCCGCCCCACCGCGTCGCTGTTCGACGAAGGGGAAACCAAAGAACCCGGCGACGATAACTGGGTCGGTTACGGTTTTGACCTGCACCCGCACGTCACCTTTGCCTCCGTCGTGGTTCTGGCGGTTTTCATTATTCTGACTCTCATGTTCAAGGATCAGGCCGCTCAGCTGACCGAAACAGCACTGGAGTGGACGTCCAACACCTTCGGCTGGTTTTTCATTCTGGGAGCCAACGTGTTCATCATTGCGGCGCTGGCGTTTGCCTTCGGCCCGCTGGGCAGCATTCGCATCGGCGGGAAAGACGCCATGCCCGAATTTACGCGTCTGGCCTGGTTTGCCATGCTTCTCAGCGCCGGCATGGGAATCGGCCTGATGTTCTGGAGCGTCGGCGAACCGATGTATCACTACCTGTCACCCTCGCCCATGTTCAGCGGCATCGAAGGCCAGACACCGGAAGCCGCACAGGCCGCCATGGCCGTCACCTTTTTCCACTGGGGGCTGCACCCCTGGGCCATCTATTCCATCGTGGCGCTGGGCCTCGCCTTCTTTGCCTACAACCGCGGCCTGCCGCTGACCATCCGCTCCATTTTTCACCCCGTGCTCGGCGACCGCATCTACGGCTTCTGGGGAAACCTGATTGATGTGCTCTCCGTGCTGGCCACGCTCGTCGGGCTGGCCACCTCGCTGGGCCTCGGCGTCTCGCAGGTCAACGCCGGGCTCAACTATATGTTCGGCATCAGCATCAGCCCGACGGTACAGATGATCCTCATCGCGATCATCACTGCCTTTGCAACCCTGTCCGTCGTGGCGGGCCTCGACAGCGGTGTCAAACGCCTGAGCGAACTCAACATGGGCCTGGCCGGGCTGTTCATGCTGTTTGTACTGATCGTCGGGCCGACCGTGTACATCCTGAGCGGATTCACCCAGAGCCTTGGGTTCTACCTTAAAAACCTGCCGGAACTCAGCCTGTGGACTGAAACCTTCCGCGACACCAACTGGCAGGGCAGCTGGACCGTATTCTACTGGGCGTGGTGGATCTCGTGGTCACCCTTCGTCGGCATGTTCATTGCCCGCGTATCCAAAGGACGAACCGTGCGCGAATTCGTCCTCGGCGTCATGCTCGTTCCCACACTGCTCTCATTCATCTGGATGTCCGTGTTCGGTGGGTCAGCCCTGTCGCTGCAGTCCGGCGGAACGGACCTCGCCGCCGCAGTCAAAGAAAACGTCGCCACCGCCATGTTCGAAATGATGAAATCCTTCCCCATGACCCCCGTCCTGTCCTTTGCGGCCATCATTCTCGTCGTGGTCTTCTTCGTCACCTCCTCGGACTCCGGATCGCTCGTGGTTGACCATCTGACCTCAGGCGGCAAACTCGACTCCCCGGTCCCGCAGCGCGTCTTCTGGGCCGTCATGGAAGGCATCGTCGCGGCCGTCCTGCTGATGGGCGGCGGACTCAAAACACTGCAGACCGCGGCCATCACCACGGGACTCCCCTTTACCATGGTCCTGCTGTTCATCGTGTACGCGCTCTACAAAGGACTCTCGCAGGAACTCTATGTAGAACGCGCCGTCGAAAAAGAACTCCGGCAGGTTGTCACCAAACATCACGTAGACGAAGCCATCGCCGAAGCCCAGGCCGACCAGGAAAAAAACGACAGCTAA
- a CDS encoding bifunctional 4-hydroxy-2-oxoglutarate aldolase/2-dehydro-3-deoxy-phosphogluconate aldolase, which produces MLNELLKRPVIPVIVIEDANDAEPLAEALLKGGMDVIEVTCRTAAAPEALARIKKSFPGMLLGAGTVVTPDQAKMCIDTGVSFGLAPGLNPDTVKFFQDHSTLFIPGVMTPSEIEKGLSLGLKMLKFFPAGAAGGVNMLKNLAAPYGPLGVKFCPTGGVNLDNMQEWLSQPVVSAIGGSWLATKQQIADKQWDVITDQVKAALAKAAELAD; this is translated from the coding sequence ATGTTAAATGAATTGCTGAAGAGACCGGTGATTCCGGTGATTGTGATTGAAGATGCCAACGACGCCGAGCCGCTGGCAGAAGCGCTGCTCAAGGGCGGCATGGATGTGATTGAAGTGACCTGCCGCACGGCCGCCGCCCCGGAAGCGCTGGCGCGCATCAAAAAGTCCTTCCCGGGAATGCTGCTGGGGGCCGGGACGGTGGTGACGCCGGATCAGGCCAAAATGTGTATCGACACCGGTGTGAGCTTCGGCCTCGCTCCGGGATTGAATCCCGATACCGTCAAATTCTTCCAGGACCACAGCACGCTGTTTATTCCCGGCGTGATGACTCCGTCGGAAATCGAAAAGGGGCTGTCGCTTGGTCTGAAAATGCTGAAGTTTTTTCCGGCCGGTGCAGCGGGCGGTGTGAATATGCTCAAAAACCTGGCGGCTCCGTACGGCCCGCTCGGCGTCAAATTCTGCCCGACCGGCGGCGTGAACCTCGACAACATGCAGGAATGGCTGTCGCAGCCGGTCGTCAGCGCGATCGGCGGATCGTGGCTCGCCACTAAACAGCAGATCGCCGATAAGCAGTGGGATGTGATCACCGATCAGGTGAAAGCCGCCCTCGCTAAAGCTGCCGAGCTGGCAGACTGA
- a CDS encoding sugar kinase, translated as MSAIQVRPADECRYDILSLGEVMLRLDPGEGRIRTARSFRAWEGGGEYNVARGLRRCFGQRAAVVTAFAKNEVGLLMEDFILQGGVDTSLIKWAETDGIGRTVRNGLNFTERGFGIRGAVGCSDRGNTAASQLKPGDIDWEYIFGTLGVRWFHTGGIFAALSETTGPVVIEAARTAKKYGTVVSYDLNYRPSLWKGFGGLKKCREINREIARYVDVMIGNEEDFTACLGFEIEGADENLTDLEVASFQKMIATAIREFPNFKATATTMRGVKTATVNDWGAMSWCNGEFYTATHRPDLEIMDRVGGGDSFASGFIYGLMELGDPQKAVEYGAAHGALAMTTPGDTTMASLAEVEKIVAGAGARVDR; from the coding sequence ATGAGTGCGATTCAGGTTCGACCGGCGGACGAATGCCGTTACGATATTCTCTCTCTCGGCGAAGTGATGCTTCGTCTCGATCCCGGCGAAGGCCGGATCCGTACCGCCCGCAGCTTCCGTGCATGGGAAGGCGGCGGCGAATACAACGTGGCGCGCGGACTGCGCCGCTGCTTCGGCCAGCGCGCGGCCGTGGTGACTGCGTTTGCGAAGAACGAGGTCGGCCTGCTGATGGAGGATTTTATCCTGCAGGGCGGCGTGGATACATCGCTCATCAAATGGGCGGAAACTGATGGGATCGGCCGCACGGTTCGCAACGGTCTTAATTTTACTGAGCGCGGCTTCGGCATTCGCGGTGCCGTCGGCTGCTCCGACCGCGGCAACACCGCCGCTTCGCAGCTCAAGCCCGGCGACATCGACTGGGAGTACATCTTTGGAACACTCGGCGTGCGCTGGTTCCACACCGGCGGCATTTTTGCGGCGCTGTCTGAAACCACGGGTCCTGTGGTGATCGAGGCCGCCAGGACCGCCAAAAAATACGGAACCGTTGTTTCCTACGATCTCAATTACCGTCCGTCGCTTTGGAAAGGATTCGGCGGTCTGAAAAAATGCCGGGAAATCAACCGCGAAATCGCCAGGTATGTGGATGTGATGATCGGCAACGAAGAGGACTTCACCGCCTGTCTCGGTTTTGAAATCGAAGGCGCTGACGAAAACCTCACCGATCTCGAGGTGGCGTCTTTCCAGAAGATGATTGCGACAGCGATCAGAGAATTTCCAAACTTCAAGGCAACAGCCACCACGATGCGCGGCGTGAAAACGGCGACCGTCAACGACTGGGGCGCGATGAGCTGGTGCAATGGCGAGTTCTACACGGCAACGCACCGCCCGGATCTCGAAATCATGGATCGTGTCGGCGGCGGCGACAGCTTTGCCTCCGGTTTCATTTACGGATTGATGGAGCTGGGCGATCCACAGAAAGCCGTTGAGTACGGTGCTGCACACGGCGCGCTCGCGATGACCACCCCGGGCGACACCACCATGGCTTCGCTCGCTGAAGTGGAAAAAATCGTCGCCGGCGCCGGTGCCCGCGTTGACCGATAG